The Strix aluco isolate bStrAlu1 chromosome 23, bStrAlu1.hap1, whole genome shotgun sequence DNA window CCGcacgggggggggcgggggggcggaggggcgACCCCGCGCTGGGCCTTGTCCGCCCCGCGCGGGGGGGGAAGTGACGTCGGAGGGACGGACTACGGCTGACGCGAGGCGAGAGGGGCTCCGGGGCGGCCATGGCAGTTGCGGGCACTGCGGGGCGGAGTCCGCGGCGGGACCGCCGCCGGGCCAGGGCGCGCGCGGCTTCCCGTGCCGAGAGCTTCGTTTGGCGGGGCAGGCGCGGAGCCCAGCagagccccgggccgggcggcggcgcttGGGCCCGCTCTCCGCGCAGCCCAGAGcgctcccggccccgcgccgGCGGCCGGCTCATGCCAGCACCAAAGATGGCGCCGCCGCGGTCAAGAGGCTGGCGGCAGTCCGCGCATCCGGTGCCTCCCCTCTAGCGTCGGTTGGAAACGGGCGGCGGGAGGCGCTCGGCCCCGCTCCGTGCCCTTGGCGGGGGCAGCGCCCGCCGCGGCCATGGCGCCCTGGCCCGCCGTGCCCCTGCTCATCAACCTCGGCGGGTCGCTGCTGGGCTTCGCGGCCACGCTCACGCTGATCCCGGCCTTCAAGGACCACTTCCTCGCCGCGCGGCTCTTCGGCGAGGACCTCAACAAGCCCTCGCGGCGGCCCGTGTGAGTAGCACCATCCCGCCGAACCGGGCGCCGCCGGGTCAGACCGGCCCGGGCCCGGCAGGGCTGACTCCCCCCTTACCTTCCTTTCAGCCCCGAAGCGCAGGGCGTGATCAGCGGGGCCGTGTTCCTGATCATCCTCTTCTGCTTCATCCCTGTGCCCTTCCTGACGTGCTTTGTGGAGGAGCAGTGCGCGGCCTTTCCTCACGACGAGGTGAGCCTTGCCTGGCGCTGGCAGCGCGCCGGGCACTGGCAGGCAGCGACCACCGGTAATCGGTGACCTCTTCTCTGTCCTGCAGTTCGTGGAGCTCATCGGTTCGCTCCTCGCCATCTGCTGCATGATCTTCCTGGGCTTTGCAGATGACGTCCTGAACCTGCGCTGGCGCCACAAGCTCCTTCTTCCTACCATGGCTTCCCTCCCGCTGCTCATGGTTTACTTCACCAACTTTGGGAACACGACCATCGTCGTGCCCAAGCCCTTCCGGGTGCTGCTGGGGATGCACTTGGACCTGGGTAAGTTACGACTCGCCAGAAGCCACCGTCCAGGCAGCGAGCGGCCGGTGGAAGGGGTCGCCTGACGGcactcagtgctgcagagggaaCAGACAAAGGATTTGCTTAAGTAACCGGTGAGAGGGTGCAACTCTACCCTCTAAATATGAGGCTGGACAGAAGATCCAGAAACACAGCACGCATTCAGCCCTGCGTAGATAGGCACAGCTCCGTTTTCCAGGGTTCTGACAGCACGGTTGAGCACCAGGTGCGCGCGACACTCAGCTGCCGGCACCAGCGTGACCGAAAGGCAGAAACAGCGCTACGGCCTTCTGCCATGTCGTGACCATTTCCCGCGGTCGCCGTGTTGTACGTACATGTACATGCGACGGCCGACTCACAGGAGAGGGAATGATTTATTACTAAACTACCACTACCAAAACTCGCCAAGATCGCTAGGTAATGGATTGTCGTACAAAGCAGGAGGTTAGAGCTTTGGCAAATTGGACCGGGGCCTGCTTCGCCTACAAATACTAAAGCGCTCGGCTTGCTCTGACCCGCAGGTATCCTCTACTACGTGTACATGGGCATGCTAGCAGTGTTCTGCACTAACGCCATCAACATTCTTGCTGGAATTAATGGAATTGAAGCAGGGCAGTCTCTGGTGATAGCAGCTTCCATTATCGTATTCAACATTGTAGAGTTAAATGGTAAGGAAGATAACATACATGTTGGTGGGTGCAAAAAGCAAAGGGAGATAGAATCCTTGATTTCAACATCTGGTATTACTAAAAATTGATCagtcctgtcttttttttttttttttttctttcttctacagGGGACTATCGAGATGATCACATTTTTTCTCTCTACTTCATGATTCCCTTTTTTTTTACCACGCTGGGGCTGTTTTACCACAACTGGTAAGAGGATGGACATTCCGAGCTTCTTCAGAAGcatcctttccctttctcctttttcaaacaaacaaaaccacttaCCGATGTGCAGATGGGACGCTGGAGTGTAAACAGGCTTCTTGCTGGAACCAAGAGCACGTAGCATCGATGCACCggtagcttttctttttattagaaaattcCGGTCACGCCGCCTCACTGAAATGCACAGAATATGCTCCCCCATGTGTCTCGTATTCTCTGCAAATCAGGTGGTGGGTCCCAGTCCCACAGTTCTTAGCATAAATACCGGCAATTGTTTTTACCGTGTAGATCTGCTGCAGTTCCCTCTTAGCCCCTAACCTGCCATGTGGGAACACATTCAGCGGTGATAAAGTCCTTTTCACAGCAACAGTGATCGTGACAGACCTTTGTTTTTCGCCCCTGTGGATTGCAGGTACCCGTCTCGAGCATTTGTTGGGGACACCTTCTGCTACTTTGCTGGCATGACCTTTGCCGTGGTGGGGATCTTGGGGCACTTCAGCAAaacaatgctgctttttttcatccCGCAAGTGCTCAACTTCCTCTACTCCTTGCCTCAACTCTTCCATGTCATTCCTTGTCCCCGTCACCGGCTGCCGAGGTAATGTACCCGAGTGACCTATAACAGTACCACAGGTTGTACCTTTTATCTCCAGCACCAGCTGAGAAAGGTGGCAGCAGGTGCTCTTTTCAAAAGCCATCGAAGTAAGTCTTATAGTTAAAAGTTAGCCAGCTCGCTCCGCCAGCTACGGTCAAGTCACAGAGTAGAGGTTTCTCAAAGAAGTTAACTCTGCTGATCACCCCACCCCCCAGATACAGAAGAGTGATTTGTAACAATGATGGAACGTGATTTCTCTCAGCTACGAGATTGAGAGAAATTGATACAGGCTGCTTTTAATGCTGTGGCAGTAGGATCTGCTAAGATTTCATAGCAGGGGGCATTCTATGGCACTATGCCATATAAGCAATTGCCTCTGCAGATGTTTGTTAgattcttctattttatttttaagactatacagctttatgcatttttttgggggggggggggggggaggaggaggaatatcCTCCCGAGTCTGCCCGGTCCAAGGGACTAGGTATTGGTAGCTGTTATTAGGTGTATCAGATTATTCCTGCTTTATCTACCCCTGGATTTCTTTCTCAGCTACTCAGGTAGGGATCTCAGTCTGCTTACATAGGGATCTCTCTGTCTCCTTGCTCTATCTGGAcaaaaattttaatatttcttttaggCTCAATCCTAGTACAGGGAAGTTGGAGATGAGCTACTCCAAATTCAAAACGAAGAGCCTCTCTGTCCTGGGAACAAATATTCTGAAGGTAATACCCGGAAAATGTTCAAAACCCTGATCATTTTGGGGCAGCAGTCAAATGGGAGAGCCAACAGGATGGGAGGGAGTGCAGGACAACTGGGTTCACAAGTTATTTCCCAGCTCACATCCATAAGAAAATACTCTGCTTAGTCCATCACCATCCCTCGTGGTCACTCGGTTGTCTTAGTAATCAGTCTTTCAGAAAAACGACACGTAGCAGCGTCCACGGACCATCATAAGCTTGTCCTGTCTAGTCTTTTTAGTAAAAGCAGGAGCCAGACTGCAGAGATGGTACGGCAAAAAGGATCTTGATCAAAACCAGCCAGTGAGCACCAAACATACCTGGTGAAATAGTGTGCGATCTTTCTTTCCTCAGGTGGTCAAGATCTTGCACGTAGTAGATGTGAGGAGTGGAACGGATGAAGATGGTGAATACACAGAGTGCAATAATATGACACTTATTAACTTCGTTATAAAGCTGATCGGACCCACCCACGAGCGAAATCTCACTCTCCTGTTGCTACTCATTCAGGTCAGACAAATGGTTCCTCCAGTAGAAAGATGTGCTCTGCAATAGAAACAGATCCAAATCAGTCTCAAGATCATATTTCAGGGTGAAAGGGGGAAGTACCACGCTCTTCACACAAGATGCATTGAGCTGTGGAACTTGAGGCGAAGCGGAGGTTTACACGGCTCAAGGAGGAAACAGATTCCTCCCTCCACCCTGTTCATTGAGAGGTAACGAATACAAAGTCCCTAGATTAGCTTGAGACGATTTCTGAGGCCCGGACTGTCGGATGCTAGAAAAACATTAGGAAAGCAGAATGCCTCATCACTCTGACCCAATACAGCCTTTTTCCACGTTCTTGTTTTTCAGTCCTACCAAATAACAGGGTTCTGGAGTTATCTCCGCCCAGCGGACAAGCGTGGCACGCCGCTTGGCGGTATCTGGAATCTGAGCGGGGTGCAGGAGCACGTTGAAGCAGCTTAGAGCACAAGATACTGCCACTACCTCTATTCAGCACGCGAACTCCTGTGCCTAACATAGCAGAAACGCCACTTTTGGAAAGGCCCACaataaaattcttttttcatATTCAGGTCAAAGATAAGAGATTCGTATTAGAAAAAAGAAGACACTTAGCCAAATTCCCATTCAGGAGGAAGGACGTCCCACAAATGAACCTGGAGACCAAATAGGGCTTAGGCACACTACACTGGGGGGTGGGAGAGGATGGGAAGTACATACCACTTGATCTCGAGCACAGTCACAGCAGAGAAGTCGTGGCAGCACCTTCTCCCAAGGATGCCAGACTCCAGCTTTGACACAAGATATTTTCCATTACAAACCACAGAGTTTATGTTAGAGGctccttcagaaggaaagagtTGTTCCCAAGCATTCATCTCATCTGCTTGTTCTCATACTGATGTGGCACATGTGCAGGCGCACGCAGAAATCCCCTGTGGATAGCAACGATTCTCAGAGAAAGAGCTGAGAATGTTGGCTAGACTGCCACCTTTCGTCTTTCTATACTTAAAAAACGTAGCCTAAGTGTTGTTATTTAGTGAAACGGGGCACGCTGGAAAGCGTAGCAAAACCATCTGGAAAGGAGGAACCTGCCAGCCTGCATTTATAATGTTTGCATTGTCTGTCTGATTTTTACTTAGGTCCTGGGCAGCGCAATTGCATTTTCAATCCGGTACCAACTAGTGCGACTGTTTTATGATGTCTGACTGGGCTGTCGGGAGCAGGGGAAAGAGTTGTGCCTGCCTGTCAGTTCTCTCCAATCACTGACCAAATGATTCAACTGATCTTGCTCCCCCAAGAACCTCAGGACACCTGTCAAAATGCAAGCAACTACTCTGCGTGGGCCAATCTTGAACCATAATCATCTATTTTTTTTGTGCACGGAAGGTTGTCCAATTCTGCTGACACAAAAGATTCACTGCTAGTTGGACATCATTGTTACTGGGAATACCTTTCAGAGGGGAAGTAAACGACCCAAATGTTTCCTCACAGCACTTAAGGAAAGGGGGAAGGATGAAATCTCTATATGTCTAACAAGTATGTTACTGTTCcccaagaaagaaaacaggagcTTCAATTTCTGTGAGACTGTATAGCAGAACAAGTAAACCAGAATCCTCTTCTGCCTTCTCCAATCCTGTCTTTGGTCCACGGACATAGAGTGACATGTTATAACCCAAAACTCAGAGTGCTCTGAGAATAAAAGAACTCATGCTACCCTTTCCCCTTCAGTGCTTTGCCTCAAGAATATTAACTCACAGCAAAACTAGGTCACACAATACGTCTTCATGGCTTTCTACCCTGCTAGTGGGCAGGTgatttctgttcctcctcttccACAGCTACGGGGAACATTCCCACTGAAGGGTGCTTATTTCTGAACACCTTTATTGTCCGCCTTCCTTTATGGAACAGGACACATCTGGAACGGGTTAGCAGAGCAAGGATTGCTGTGTCCTTGCATAACAAGAGCACATCAGTAAAAGCCTTAGATTAGTGTGGAATTAAGACCCTCCAGGCTGCAATTATATTTTCCTCAAATACAAGTTGTTATTTATATAGCAGTATCTGGCACCATAGTTAACCACAGAATTGCTACCTACCTGACAGAAAAACAGGTTAATTGCACGCAATTAACGGgagtggaaagagaaataaagcaacaGCAAAGACAGAGATGCTGAGACACATGAAGCTGTAAGTTGTCGAGTGCAGTAGCTTTATAGATGTGAGGCTGCTACCCCTCCACGCACCCGAGTCCAGCAAGTCGTGAGGCTGGGAATGTATTTGCAGTAAATGCACGTGTCCAGCGACACCACACAGTACTCAAACGTAAATAGGACAAGGAGCTGAATCCTCCTCCTCGCCAGCTGATCAGTTTGGAAGTCTGCTAGCAGAGTATATTAGTATAAACATATACGTGTACATGCACACAAACATGAATCCCTTCAGTAGCTGGCCTTAAACACTCGGTCCATCCAGTAAGTAGCCACCAGATTTCCTGGCACCGGGGCATATGAACGCCCAAGGTTCACGGTACTACTCGTTCTTAGTCAAACCATCTCACCtagacagggagagagaaaatttaATCTGTCTGCTGGTTTATCCAGACATAGGCCTTCCAGTAGCTAACTGTCAGACGCATGCCTATTTTCTCCAGTAAACTGGCTTAGACCTACCTCCAGTAAGCAACCTGCAGACCCCAATCTCTTCCCATATCTGGTCCCGGATGCCTGGCTCCAAAGCCCGTTACCTGACTCGCTCGTTAGCATGGCTCATTTGCTAGTGATCACACACACCGGCATTCCACCCTAGCCCAGGCCCCCCACCACACACGCTCCAGTGTTCCCGTTTGCTGGTTCTGCATACGTACTGGTCCCTTTGACCTGTGGCCTTATGCCAGTTGCTGGTGCTTAGACCTCCAGACGTACTACACACCCAGGGTAGATAGTCCCctcaccctgaaaaaaaaagtagaaatggtATTTAGCAAGACAGGATGGACTGCAGAGATTAAAAAGGCTACCAATCAGCAGTATGTTTACACCCGACCCCCTTCTTCACCCTGCTTGTCTTTCCCTGTTCTCACATTTTTTCCTCCCAGTCCACTTGGACTCCTTCCCTGCCTTTGGTGCTTCCCTTAAACAACCCATACTACATCATCTCACACATTCCCACAGTCCCCTAAAAAGGATCGCACAGTAGGTTCTACACAGCCCCGAAGGCTCTTCCCCCATATGCCACTGTAAGCCCAATAGCCCTACGGACGGGGATCCCCCTCAGCCCTCGGGGATCCCGCTCAGCCCCACTCCTCAGAAAGCTCCGCGAGCAGTCCAGGTAGGGTGGCATCACGCCGGTTCGGTCATCAGAGCACCCCAGCTATTGTCACTCCTCCATCCCTTTGGGTTACCGGGACCAGCCCTTACTCACATAACCTGGGACGTGATGCAGTCAGAGCTCCTTACACAGAACCCATCTTAGCGTCACCACCTGCTGTCAGGTCCACCGCTCCTGCGGTCGGTGCTCTGGCTGCCCGCGGTGGACGGGAAGCACCAACAGCCGGCTCGTCCCGAGCGCCGCTGGCAGAGGCCCCGGCAGCGGCGTGCCCGGGCCCTCCGCTGCCAGCACAGCGGCCGCAGCTCCCCGCCGGGCAGGCGGGCCCGCCGCAGGGCAAGCGCTGCTGCGGGGGCCAGCGGGGGCGGCccgagaggcggcggcggcgccccctcACCGCACTCCcctcacacacccccccacacaccccacgccccgcccccggcggcggcgcgcaCCAACCGCCTGAGCGCGGTATGAATTTGGCGCCTTCCCTTCTTATTGGCGGTCTCCGTCGCCAATAGACTCGGGGCAAGCGCGGTGGCGCGGCGCAGGCGACCAGTCAGCCTGAAGCTTCTTCCGCCAGGCGCACCAATAGCGAGGCGCGCCGGCGCCGTCCAATGGGCCGGGCCCTACTTGGcggaaggttataaaaaggctgcGTGCGGGGCCTTCCGCCTCACTTCGCCGCAGAGCGCCGGCGGGGAGACGGCAGTGGCCACAGCGTAGCGGGGAGCCATGTCTGGCCGTGGCAAGAGCGGCGGTAAGGCCCGGGCTAAGGCCAAGTCTCGCTCGTCCCGGGCTGGGCTGCAGTTCCCGGTCGGGCGCGTTCACCGGCTGCTGCGGCGCGGGCACTACGCGGAGCGGGTGGGGGCCGGCGCGCCCGTGTACCTGGCGGCCGTGCTGGAGTACCTGACGGCCGAGATCCTGGAGCTGGCGGGCAACGCGGCGCGCGACAACAAGAAGACGCGGATCATCCCGCGGCACCTGCAGCTGGCGGTTCGCAACGACGAGGAGCTCAACAAGCTGCTGGGCGGCGTCACCATCGCGCAGGGCGGCGTCCTACCCAACATCCAGGCCGTGCTGCTGCCCAAGAAgacgggcggcggcgcgggccccACCAAGGCCGGCAAGAAGGGCGGCGGGCAGCAGTCGCAGGAGTActagggcgggcgggcgggcgggcgcccccCGCGCCACACAAAGGCCCTTTTCAGGGCCACCCCCATCGCTCACCGGGAGAGCTGCGAtccgctggggggggggggggggggggcggtaaaCAGGGGCCGCGTCTCTGTCCCGCGCCGGGGTCCGGCCGCTGGGCGGCGCTGCAGGCCCGGGAGCGCGCGGCGACGGCGggaagggccgggccgggccgggccgaggggcggcgCCGCAAGGACGGACACAGACACCGGGGTGCGTCTCATCGACTGTATTCGCCGCCCGCTGCGGTCAGGGGACGTTGCATAGAGAATAAACGATGCTTCCTGCCCACAACGGGACCCCGGGACGGTGCCGTTTCGGTGTTTCTACGAAGCACGGTAACGCAGGAGTCCCGCGGAGAGGATGCAACGCAGTACCGGGTGCAAGGAGCCCGTGAGAGGAGGGGGCTGGCGGTTACACAGAAAGGCTCGGCAGCCCACACCTGGGCTTCCCGGCAACAGGTTAACATAGATGAAGGCCTGTCCCGGGAGTGGAAATGAGAGTGGCCGTTTGCTTCCTTCCTCATTTACTACTGGCCCCGTGACAAATTTGCATCCGGTAACTGCAGAGTTAATTTCTTACCTTAACTGAGACCTACGGCACCTGTGCTACTTTACTATTAGGAACCTAAATAGCAGTCTTCAGCGTTCTGCTGAGTGAACACTATTGATGACTCCTGAAAGTATATCAGTACTGTCAGCACAGTACAGCGCTTCAGTACCGTCACAGCCGAGTCTCTGCTTCTAATCTGTAATGAGTGCCTTGTTCCTAAATGGAATAGAGCACTTACAGAttgggtttttaattatttttttttaccttcctaATGACAAAAATTGTTCAAAGAACTTCATAGAGACACTGCAGTTTAGAGAAATGCAGAGAGGGATGCAAACCCTCAACGGCATATGCAACTCAAGTTAGTTAACTTAGTATTTCAAGCTTTTGTGCCCAAACATCAAAGACCAGTGTGAACATTTAAATAAACCCCTTCCTCCAAAGGAGGACAATAGCATAGCTGCAAAGACTCGCTAGACTTGTAGCGATCGTGCTGACCACACCACAGGTTTAGCGGGCGTCGTTGAGCTGCCTTGCCACGCTAAGGATATGCTTAGCTCCCTTACTCAGAAGTAAACTAGCTAGTTCAACAC harbors:
- the DPAGT1 gene encoding UDP-N-acetylglucosamine--dolichyl-phosphate N-acetylglucosaminephosphotransferase, whose amino-acid sequence is MAPWPAVPLLINLGGSLLGFAATLTLIPAFKDHFLAARLFGEDLNKPSRRPVPEAQGVISGAVFLIILFCFIPVPFLTCFVEEQCAAFPHDEFVELIGSLLAICCMIFLGFADDVLNLRWRHKLLLPTMASLPLLMVYFTNFGNTTIVVPKPFRVLLGMHLDLGILYYVYMGMLAVFCTNAINILAGINGIEAGQSLVIAASIIVFNIVELNGDYRDDHIFSLYFMIPFFFTTLGLFYHNWYPSRAFVGDTFCYFAGMTFAVVGILGHFSKTMLLFFIPQVLNFLYSLPQLFHVIPCPRHRLPRLNPSTGKLEMSYSKFKTKSLSVLGTNILKVVKILHVVDVRSGTDEDGEYTECNNMTLINFVIKLIGPTHERNLTLLLLLIQVLGSAIAFSIRYQLVRLFYDV
- the H2AX gene encoding histone H2AX yields the protein MSGRGKSGGKARAKAKSRSSRAGLQFPVGRVHRLLRRGHYAERVGAGAPVYLAAVLEYLTAEILELAGNAARDNKKTRIIPRHLQLAVRNDEELNKLLGGVTIAQGGVLPNIQAVLLPKKTGGGAGPTKAGKKGGGQQSQEY